The following proteins are co-located in the Fimbriimonadia bacterium genome:
- a CDS encoding tetratricopeptide repeat protein: MRPVHRTDKYIDLAEWLCFDCGNPDLALEWVGRALHAEPENPEALTLKGDILQEAGRCEEAVTFYDRALEIVPDALEAIAERARALHTLERWDQAVAAAEAGLAVLNEITGAEPEPDPVVAMLHEIRVSSLLGSGQKRAAAQAVTEALERCPGDERLLELAALVRTSGARP, from the coding sequence ATGCGTCCGGTTCACCGAACCGACAAGTACATAGATCTGGCGGAGTGGCTCTGCTTCGACTGCGGGAACCCAGACCTGGCGCTCGAGTGGGTGGGCCGCGCACTGCATGCCGAACCGGAGAACCCAGAGGCGCTCACCCTCAAAGGCGACATTCTCCAAGAAGCCGGACGCTGCGAAGAGGCAGTCACGTTCTATGACCGAGCGCTCGAGATCGTCCCGGACGCGCTGGAGGCAATCGCCGAACGAGCCCGCGCGCTGCACACCCTGGAACGCTGGGACCAGGCCGTCGCGGCAGCCGAGGCGGGCCTCGCAGTGCTGAACGAGATCACCGGAGCCGAACCCGAACCCGATCCGGTGGTCGCCATGTTGCACGAGATCCGTGTGAGTTCACTACTCGGGTCGGGTCAGAAGCGTGCTGCAGCACAAGCCGTGACCGAAGCCCTCGAGCGCTGCCCGGGAGACGAACGATTGCTTGAGCTTGCCGCACTGGTACGAACTTCGGGCGCTCGCCCGTGA